Proteins encoded in a region of the bacterium genome:
- a CDS encoding sulfatase codes for MPPRRPNILFIMSDDHAAHAMGCYGSRINQTPHMDRIANEGVRFDNCFCTNSICAPSRATILTGTYSHVNGVLTLFEGLRTQEQPSFPVMLQQAGYQTALIGKWHLGHRPENEPFGFDYWNVLPGQGLYHNPKMIEMGEEKVFSGYVTDLITDMCVDWLSRREAERPWCLLCHHKAPHRPWEPHERHMGLFAEDVLEPPTFDDDYANRSVAAREAKMRIDRDLTVTDTKMEPPEGLTGRPLKQWKYQRYIKDYLRCVQAVDDSVGTLLDYLDASGLAEDTIVIYTSDQGFFLGDHGWYDKRFMYEESLRMPFIVRYPREIAPGSVNRDIAINNDFAPTFLDYAGLPTPDSMQGRSLRPLLQGQAPPDWREAFYYRYFMHLDPSHNTTAHYGVRTQRYKLIYYYEPVPGPQEWELFDLERDPLEMCSVYDDPAYADVVAELQEKLRALRRECGDETNDWA; via the coding sequence ATGCCCCCGCGCCGCCCGAACATCCTCTTCATCATGTCCGACGACCACGCCGCCCATGCCATGGGGTGCTACGGCAGCCGCATCAACCAGACGCCCCACATGGACCGCATCGCCAACGAGGGCGTGCGGTTCGACAACTGCTTCTGCACCAACTCCATCTGCGCCCCCAGCCGTGCCACGATCCTCACTGGCACGTACAGCCACGTCAACGGTGTCCTGACGCTGTTCGAAGGCCTGCGGACGCAGGAGCAGCCCTCGTTCCCGGTGATGCTGCAGCAGGCTGGTTACCAGACGGCACTCATCGGCAAGTGGCATCTGGGGCACAGGCCCGAGAATGAGCCGTTCGGCTTCGACTACTGGAACGTGCTGCCGGGCCAGGGGCTGTACCACAACCCGAAGATGATCGAGATGGGGGAGGAGAAGGTCTTCTCCGGCTATGTCACCGATCTCATCACCGACATGTGTGTGGACTGGCTCAGCCGGCGCGAAGCCGAGCGCCCCTGGTGCCTGTTGTGCCACCACAAGGCCCCCCATCGCCCCTGGGAGCCGCACGAGCGTCACATGGGGCTCTTTGCCGAGGACGTGCTCGAGCCGCCGACGTTCGACGATGACTACGCGAACCGCTCCGTCGCCGCTCGCGAAGCGAAGATGCGGATTGACCGTGACCTCACGGTGACGGACACCAAGATGGAGCCGCCGGAGGGGCTGACGGGCCGCCCGCTCAAGCAATGGAAGTACCAGCGCTACATCAAGGACTACCTGCGCTGCGTGCAGGCCGTGGATGACAGTGTGGGGACGCTGCTGGACTATCTGGACGCGTCCGGCCTCGCCGAGGACACGATCGTCATCTACACCTCCGACCAGGGCTTCTTCCTGGGCGACCACGGCTGGTACGACAAGCGCTTCATGTACGAGGAATCCCTGCGAATGCCCTTCATCGTGCGCTACCCGCGGGAGATCGCGCCCGGCAGCGTGAACCGCGACATCGCCATCAACAACGACTTCGCGCCGACGTTCCTGGACTATGCCGGGCTGCCTACTCCCGACTCCATGCAGGGCCGCAGCCTCCGCCCGTTGCTGCAGGGGCAGGCCCCGCCGGACTGGCGCGAGGCCTTCTACTACCGCTACTTCATGCACCTGGACCCCAGCCACAACACGACGGCCCACTACGGCGTCCGGACGCAACGCTACAAGCTGATCTACTACTACGAGCCCGTCCCCGGCCCACAGGAATGGGAGCTGTTCGACCTGGAGCGCGACCCGCTGGAGATGTGCAGCGTCTACGATGATCCGGCGTACGCGGACGTCGTCGCCGAGTTGCAGGAGAAGCTCCGAGCGCTGCGCCGCGAGTGTGGCGATGAGACGAACGACTGGGCTTGA